The following proteins come from a genomic window of Pyxidicoccus sp. MSG2:
- a CDS encoding HupE/UreJ family protein, giving the protein MRPFLVVVLLALAAPASGHPLDMSTLTVQVEQDRVLQLLTIRKDSVEELLGPDGARLPPEELMAALFSATLGASDLSAGDAPCELLPVDLEPGDGNFRLSTAATCPARGPLKQRFGFLQRVKGEGQSLIVLADIDGESSRQVADAAHPDITLARQGQTEEHGFLGFIRMGVEHIFTGYDHLVFLLGLLLAGASLRRLLLVVTSFTVAHSITLGLAALAVVSLPSQWVESAIALSIIVVAVLNLFGMKGDKRWMLAFGFGLIHGFGFASALAELELSRSELTAALFGFNMGVELGQATLVLLALPLLLLLRRSRFAFRVELVLSVASIGVALYWLWQRAVLPSFSGGA; this is encoded by the coding sequence ATGCGCCCGTTCCTGGTGGTCGTCCTTCTCGCGCTCGCGGCGCCGGCCTCCGGCCATCCGCTCGACATGTCGACGCTGACCGTTCAGGTCGAGCAGGACCGCGTCCTGCAACTGCTGACGATTCGAAAGGACTCGGTCGAAGAGCTGCTCGGGCCTGACGGGGCCCGCCTTCCTCCCGAGGAGCTGATGGCGGCGCTCTTCTCGGCGACCCTCGGGGCCTCGGACTTGTCAGCGGGAGATGCGCCGTGCGAGCTGCTTCCCGTGGACCTCGAGCCGGGTGACGGCAACTTCCGACTGTCGACGGCGGCAACCTGCCCCGCCCGGGGTCCCCTGAAGCAGCGCTTCGGCTTCCTCCAGCGCGTCAAGGGCGAGGGCCAGAGCCTCATCGTCCTCGCCGACATCGATGGAGAGTCCAGCCGCCAGGTCGCCGACGCCGCGCACCCCGACATCACCCTGGCGCGCCAGGGACAGACGGAGGAGCACGGCTTCCTCGGCTTCATCCGGATGGGCGTCGAGCACATCTTCACGGGCTACGACCACCTGGTCTTCCTGCTGGGCCTGCTCCTGGCGGGCGCGTCCCTGCGCAGGCTGCTCCTGGTGGTCACCTCCTTCACGGTGGCCCACTCCATCACCCTGGGGCTCGCGGCCCTGGCGGTGGTGTCCCTGCCGTCACAGTGGGTGGAGAGCGCCATCGCGCTGTCCATCATCGTCGTGGCCGTCCTCAACCTGTTCGGCATGAAGGGTGACAAGCGCTGGATGCTCGCCTTCGGCTTCGGGCTCATCCACGGCTTCGGCTTCGCCTCGGCCCTCGCCGAGCTCGAGCTGTCGCGCTCGGAGCTGACCGCGGCGCTGTTCGGGTTCAACATGGGAGTCGAGCTGGGGCAGGCCACGCTCGTCCTGCTCGCACTCCCCCTGCTCCTCCTGCTGCGACGCAGCCGCTTCGCCTTCCGGGTGGAGCTGGTGCTTTCCGTTGCGTCCATCGGGGTCGCGCTCTATTGGCTCTGGCAGAGGGCCGTCCTTCCCTCCTTCTCCGGGGGCGCATGA
- a CDS encoding NADH:flavin oxidoreductase — MTGLFTPLELRKNVTARNRIWLAPLTNMQSHADGTLSDDELHFLASRADGGFGLIETCAAHVAQDGKAWPGELGVHDDAMLPGLTRLAARLHAGGALVSSQLFHGGLRADPAVSGIEKWSASAHTEDGATCRAGTEADIQGAISAFAHAARRCATAGFDSVELHGAHGYLLSQFLSTVYNQRTDAWGGSLENRSRLIRETVRAVRRAAPSLVLAVRLSPEDFGQAKGLDLDETLDVARMLADDGMEVLHLSLWRSALNTKKRPEAHAISLFRAAVPAHVRIVVAGAIWTREEAEAQLALGADAVALGRSAIANHDWPERVRRGDALNRVPVAPETLRGEGLSEGFVNYLRQWKNFVAA, encoded by the coding sequence ATGACAGGGCTGTTCACCCCCCTCGAGCTCCGGAAGAACGTCACCGCCCGCAACCGCATCTGGCTCGCGCCGCTGACGAACATGCAGAGCCACGCCGACGGCACGCTGTCCGACGACGAGCTGCACTTCCTCGCCAGTCGCGCCGACGGGGGCTTCGGCCTCATCGAGACCTGCGCGGCCCACGTCGCGCAGGACGGCAAGGCCTGGCCCGGCGAGCTGGGCGTCCACGATGACGCCATGCTGCCCGGCCTCACCCGGCTCGCCGCGCGTTTGCACGCGGGCGGCGCGCTCGTCTCCTCCCAGCTCTTCCACGGCGGACTCCGCGCGGACCCCGCCGTCAGCGGCATCGAGAAGTGGAGCGCCAGCGCGCACACCGAGGACGGAGCCACCTGCCGCGCCGGCACCGAGGCCGACATCCAGGGCGCCATCTCCGCCTTCGCCCACGCCGCCCGCCGCTGCGCCACCGCGGGCTTCGACTCCGTCGAGCTCCACGGCGCCCACGGCTACCTGCTCTCCCAGTTCCTCAGCACCGTCTACAACCAGCGCACCGACGCGTGGGGCGGCTCACTGGAAAACCGCTCGCGCCTCATCCGCGAAACCGTGCGCGCCGTCCGCCGCGCCGCGCCCTCCCTCGTCCTCGCCGTCCGCCTGTCTCCCGAGGACTTCGGCCAGGCGAAGGGGCTGGACCTGGACGAGACGCTCGACGTCGCCCGCATGCTCGCGGACGACGGCATGGAGGTCCTCCACCTGTCCCTCTGGCGCTCCGCCCTCAACACGAAGAAGCGCCCGGAGGCTCACGCCATCTCCCTCTTCCGCGCGGCCGTCCCCGCCCACGTCCGCATCGTCGTCGCCGGCGCCATCTGGACGCGCGAGGAGGCGGAAGCCCAGCTTGCCCTCGGCGCGGACGCCGTCGCGCTTGGCCGCTCCGCCATCGCCAACCACGACTGGCCCGAGCGCGTCCGCCGGGGAGACGCACTCAACCGCGTCCCCGTCGCTCCCGAGACGCTCCGGGGCGAGGGCCTCTCGGAAGGCTTCGTCAACTACCTGCGGCAGTGGAAGAACTTCGTCGCCGCGTAG
- the carB gene encoding carbamoyl-phosphate synthase large subunit gives MPKRTDIRKVLVIGSGPIVIGQAVEFDYSGTQAIKALRDEGVEVVLLNSNPATVMTDPEFAHRTYIEPITVDAAERILAAERPDSLLPTMGGQTALNLAKALAEQGILEKYNVRLIGASLEAINKAEDRQLFKAAMQKIGVALPKSGYATTLAQAMALVEEIGFPSIIRPSFTLGGTGGGIAYNRDEFEAICRSGLKASPTSTILVEESVLGWKEYELEVVRDTADNVIIVCSIENLDPMGVHTGDSITVAPAQTLTDREYQRMRQASLAIIREIGVDTGGSNIQFGIHPDDGRMVVIEMNPRVSRSSALASKATGYPIAKVAAKLALGYTLDELRNDITRDTPASFEPTLDYVVVKVPRFNFEKFPHADRTLTTSMRSVGEVMAIGRTFPEAYMKALRSMELGRVGLESPDLPSEKEEREKVLREALRVPRPERPWFVAQAFREGMTVEGVHALSNIDPWFLRYIEMLVREAQSIQECGRLDQLPDEQLRQAKSHGFSDKYLGRLLGYPEEEVRAHRHSRNIRPVFKRVDTCAAEFEAYTPYLYSTYEEEDEAPPTDRQKVLILGSGPIRIGQGIEFDYACVHAAFALREAGYETVMVNCNPETVSTDYDTSDRLYFEPLTIEDVLEVSQREKPVGAIVQFGGQTPLRLSVPLEKAGLPILGTSPDAIDRAEDRERFSKLIEKLGLTQPENGVARSHAEAFKVAERIGYPVMVRPSYVLGGRAMETVYDQSSLERYMREAVSASPEHPVLIDRFLKDAIEVDLDLVADRTGAVMIGGVLEHIQEAGVHSGDAAATLPPHSLPPDLVERMKDQGIALARELGVVGLMNVQFAIQGKTIYILEVNPRASRTVPFISKATGVAMAKIAALCMVGKTLQELGATHEPEFKHVAVKESVFPFARFAGVDVILGPEMKSTGEVMGLADDYASAFAKSQLAAGVRLPKSGKVFISVKDDDKPAVVDLARRLRNMGFSLIVTAGTSKYLSTKGIEAQVVQKVKEGRPNIVDKIVDGEIVLVINTTFGKQEISDSFSIRREALMHSVPYYTTVQAARMAVGALEALKRTDLSVKPLQEYLGITGGKVTGAAKGGKR, from the coding sequence ATGCCTAAACGTACCGATATCCGCAAGGTTCTGGTGATTGGCTCGGGCCCGATTGTCATCGGGCAGGCCGTCGAGTTCGACTACTCCGGTACTCAAGCCATCAAGGCGCTCCGGGACGAAGGCGTGGAGGTGGTGCTGCTCAACAGCAACCCCGCCACGGTGATGACGGACCCCGAGTTCGCCCACCGCACGTACATCGAACCCATCACCGTGGACGCGGCGGAGCGCATCCTCGCCGCCGAGCGGCCCGACTCGCTCCTGCCGACGATGGGCGGCCAGACGGCGCTCAACCTGGCCAAGGCGCTGGCGGAGCAGGGCATCCTCGAGAAGTACAACGTGCGCTTGATTGGTGCCTCGCTCGAGGCCATCAACAAGGCCGAGGACCGCCAGCTCTTCAAGGCCGCCATGCAGAAGATTGGCGTCGCGCTGCCCAAGAGTGGCTACGCGACGACGCTGGCCCAGGCCATGGCGCTGGTGGAGGAGATTGGCTTCCCCTCCATCATCCGCCCCTCCTTCACGCTCGGCGGCACCGGCGGCGGCATCGCCTACAACCGCGACGAGTTCGAGGCCATCTGCCGCTCCGGCCTCAAGGCGAGCCCCACCTCCACCATCCTCGTCGAGGAGAGCGTGCTCGGCTGGAAGGAGTACGAGCTGGAGGTGGTCCGGGACACGGCGGACAACGTCATCATCGTCTGCTCCATCGAGAACCTGGACCCCATGGGCGTGCACACCGGTGACTCCATCACCGTGGCTCCCGCGCAGACGCTGACGGACCGCGAGTACCAGCGCATGCGGCAGGCGTCGCTGGCCATCATCCGAGAGATTGGCGTCGATACCGGTGGCTCCAACATCCAGTTCGGCATCCACCCGGACGACGGCCGCATGGTCGTCATCGAGATGAACCCGCGCGTGTCGCGCTCCAGCGCGCTGGCGTCGAAGGCGACGGGCTACCCCATCGCCAAGGTCGCCGCGAAGCTGGCGCTGGGCTACACGCTGGACGAACTGCGCAACGACATCACCCGCGACACGCCGGCCTCCTTCGAGCCGACGCTGGACTACGTGGTCGTCAAGGTCCCGCGCTTCAACTTCGAGAAGTTCCCCCACGCGGACCGGACCCTGACGACGAGCATGCGCTCGGTGGGCGAGGTGATGGCCATCGGCCGCACCTTCCCCGAGGCGTACATGAAGGCCCTGCGCTCCATGGAGCTGGGCCGCGTGGGGCTGGAGTCGCCGGACCTGCCCTCGGAGAAGGAGGAGCGCGAGAAGGTGCTGCGCGAGGCCCTGCGCGTGCCGCGCCCGGAGCGCCCGTGGTTCGTGGCGCAGGCGTTCCGCGAGGGGATGACGGTGGAGGGCGTGCACGCGCTCTCCAACATCGACCCGTGGTTCCTGCGCTACATCGAGATGCTGGTGCGCGAGGCGCAGTCCATCCAGGAGTGCGGCCGGTTGGACCAGCTCCCGGACGAGCAGCTGCGCCAGGCGAAGTCGCACGGCTTCTCCGACAAGTACCTGGGCAGGCTGCTCGGCTACCCGGAGGAGGAGGTGCGCGCGCACCGGCACTCGCGCAACATCCGTCCCGTCTTCAAGCGGGTGGACACCTGCGCCGCCGAGTTCGAGGCGTACACGCCCTACCTGTACTCCACCTACGAGGAGGAGGACGAGGCGCCTCCGACGGACCGGCAGAAGGTCCTCATCCTCGGCAGCGGCCCCATCCGCATCGGCCAGGGCATCGAGTTCGACTACGCGTGCGTGCACGCGGCCTTCGCGCTGCGCGAGGCCGGGTACGAGACGGTGATGGTCAACTGCAACCCGGAGACGGTGTCCACGGACTACGACACGTCCGACCGCCTCTACTTCGAGCCGCTGACGATTGAGGACGTGCTCGAGGTGTCGCAGCGCGAGAAGCCCGTGGGCGCGATCGTCCAGTTCGGCGGCCAGACGCCGCTGCGCCTGTCGGTGCCGCTGGAGAAGGCCGGCCTGCCGATCCTGGGCACGTCGCCGGACGCCATCGACCGGGCGGAGGACCGCGAGCGGTTCTCCAAGCTCATCGAGAAGCTGGGCCTGACGCAGCCGGAGAACGGGGTGGCGCGCAGCCACGCCGAGGCCTTCAAGGTCGCCGAGCGCATCGGCTACCCCGTCATGGTGCGCCCCTCGTACGTGCTGGGCGGCCGGGCGATGGAGACGGTCTACGACCAGTCCAGCCTGGAGCGGTACATGCGCGAGGCGGTGAGCGCGTCGCCGGAGCACCCGGTGCTCATCGACCGCTTCCTGAAGGATGCCATCGAGGTGGACCTGGACCTGGTGGCGGACCGCACGGGCGCGGTGATGATTGGCGGGGTGCTGGAGCACATCCAGGAGGCGGGTGTGCACTCGGGTGACGCGGCGGCGACGCTGCCGCCGCACTCGCTGCCGCCGGACCTGGTGGAGCGGATGAAGGACCAGGGGATTGCCCTCGCTCGCGAGCTGGGCGTGGTCGGCCTGATGAACGTGCAGTTCGCCATCCAGGGGAAGACCATCTACATCCTGGAGGTGAATCCGCGCGCGAGCCGCACGGTGCCGTTCATCTCGAAGGCCACGGGCGTGGCGATGGCGAAGATTGCGGCGCTGTGCATGGTGGGCAAGACGCTGCAGGAGCTGGGCGCGACGCACGAGCCCGAGTTCAAGCACGTGGCGGTGAAGGAGAGCGTGTTCCCCTTCGCGCGCTTCGCGGGCGTAGACGTCATCCTCGGGCCGGAGATGAAGTCGACGGGCGAGGTGATGGGACTGGCGGACGACTACGCGTCGGCCTTCGCCAAGAGCCAGCTCGCCGCCGGAGTGCGCCTGCCGAAGAGCGGCAAGGTGTTCATCTCCGTGAAGGACGACGACAAGCCCGCGGTGGTGGACCTGGCGCGGCGGCTGCGGAACATGGGCTTCTCGCTCATCGTCACCGCGGGCACGAGCAAGTACCTGTCGACGAAGGGCATCGAAGCGCAGGTGGTGCAGAAGGTGAAGGAGGGCCGGCCGAACATCGTCGACAAGATTGTCGACGGGGAAATCGTGCTGGTCATCAACACCACCTTCGGCAAGCAGGAGATTTCCGACAGCTTCTCCATCCGCCGCGAGGCGCTGATGCACTCGGTGCCGTACTACACGACGGTGCAGGCGGCGCGCATGGCGGTGGGCGCGCTGGAGGCGCTCAAGCGCACGGACCTGTCCGTGAAGCCGCTCCAGGAGTACCTGGGCATCACCGGCGGCAAGGTGACGGGCGCGGCCAAGGGTGGGAAGCGGTAG
- the coaD gene encoding pantetheine-phosphate adenylyltransferase, giving the protein MPVAIYPGSFDPLTNGHLSLIQRSLKMFDRLIVAIAVNPKKTPLFTEDERRQLIQDACGNDPRVEVDAFHGLLVDYVRRRNAGVIIRGLRAVSDFEYEFQLANMNRKLAPDIETVFMMTGEDYFYISSQLVREVASFGGDVTGLVPDNVHQKLKAKFAGKT; this is encoded by the coding sequence ATGCCGGTCGCCATCTATCCTGGTTCGTTCGATCCGCTCACCAACGGGCACCTGAGTCTCATCCAGCGCAGCCTGAAGATGTTCGATCGGCTCATCGTGGCCATCGCGGTGAACCCGAAGAAGACACCCCTCTTCACCGAGGACGAGCGCCGTCAGCTCATCCAGGACGCGTGCGGCAATGACCCGCGCGTGGAGGTGGACGCCTTCCACGGGCTGCTGGTGGACTACGTGCGGCGGCGCAACGCGGGCGTCATCATCCGCGGCCTGCGGGCAGTGTCCGACTTCGAATACGAGTTCCAGCTCGCCAACATGAACCGGAAGCTGGCGCCCGACATCGAGACCGTCTTCATGATGACGGGTGAGGACTACTTCTACATCTCCTCGCAGCTCGTCCGGGAGGTGGCCTCCTTCGGCGGCGACGTGACGGGGCTCGTCCCGGACAATGTGCATCAGAAGCTGAAGGCGAAGTTCGCCGGCAAGACGTAG
- the rsmD gene encoding 16S rRNA (guanine(966)-N(2))-methyltransferase RsmD has product MRIVAGTAKGRALAGPKPTSMHIRPTADRVRETIFNMLGQFLDGQAVLDLYAGTGALGLEAVSRGAGRAVLVDQDREAQALCRENTDHLGFTSQVELLAQPASRALETLKKRGERFELIFADPPYAARVVETVLDGVVGAGVLAPAGMVVVEHDKREAAPEAHGGLTREDQRRFGDTLVSFYRAP; this is encoded by the coding sequence ATGCGAATCGTGGCAGGGACCGCGAAGGGCCGCGCGCTGGCCGGCCCCAAGCCGACGTCGATGCACATCCGTCCCACGGCGGACCGCGTCCGGGAGACCATCTTCAACATGCTGGGCCAGTTCCTGGACGGCCAGGCCGTGCTGGACCTCTACGCCGGCACCGGGGCGCTGGGGCTGGAGGCCGTGTCGCGCGGCGCCGGGCGGGCGGTGCTGGTGGACCAGGACCGAGAGGCCCAGGCCCTCTGCCGCGAGAACACGGACCACCTGGGCTTCACCTCCCAGGTGGAGCTGCTCGCGCAGCCGGCGTCCCGGGCGCTGGAGACGCTGAAGAAGCGCGGGGAGCGCTTCGAGCTCATCTTCGCGGACCCGCCCTACGCGGCGCGGGTGGTGGAGACGGTGCTGGACGGGGTGGTGGGCGCAGGGGTGCTGGCGCCCGCCGGCATGGTGGTGGTGGAGCACGACAAGCGGGAGGCCGCGCCGGAGGCCCATGGCGGGCTTACCCGGGAAGACCAGCGCCGCTTCGGGGACACCCTGGTGAGCTTCTACCGGGCGCCCTGA
- a CDS encoding cation diffusion facilitator family transporter encodes MTTSTHTRDGSGHGHEHEHGEGHDHSHHHHHHGHGHGHGHGPRKGSLAEERRKDRSRLLFALILTATIALAEAVGGWLTNSLALMSDAGHMLTDVSALGLSLVALWFAGKPADVKKTYGYYRMEILSALLNGVMLLAITVFILVEAYERFRAPAPVDLKPMALVATVGLLANLGALGFLHRTHSMNVRGAFLHVLGDTLSSVGVLIGAGIMWFTGWYVVDPIISVVISVVIVVGAVRLVRDAVDVLMEAVPAHVDMAHIRDIMLKVNGVTAVHDLHVWTISSGVYALSAHLVVQDPMVCNNDEILSAVKHDLYDRFGIDHTTIQIESETYAHMGEVH; translated from the coding sequence GTGACTACCTCCACTCACACGCGCGATGGATCCGGGCATGGCCACGAGCATGAGCACGGCGAAGGGCATGACCACTCGCATCACCACCATCATCATGGGCATGGGCACGGTCATGGGCACGGCCCCCGGAAGGGGAGCCTGGCGGAGGAGCGGCGGAAGGACCGGAGCCGGCTCCTCTTCGCGCTGATTCTCACGGCCACCATCGCCCTGGCGGAGGCGGTGGGAGGCTGGCTGACGAACTCGCTGGCCCTCATGTCCGACGCGGGCCACATGCTGACGGACGTGTCCGCGTTGGGCCTGAGCCTGGTGGCCCTCTGGTTCGCGGGCAAGCCGGCGGACGTGAAGAAGACGTACGGCTACTACCGGATGGAGATCCTCAGCGCGCTGCTCAACGGCGTCATGCTGCTGGCCATCACCGTCTTCATCCTGGTGGAGGCGTACGAGCGCTTCCGCGCCCCGGCGCCGGTGGACCTGAAGCCCATGGCGCTGGTGGCCACGGTGGGCCTGCTGGCGAACCTGGGCGCGCTGGGCTTCCTGCACCGCACGCACTCCATGAACGTGCGGGGCGCGTTCCTCCACGTGCTGGGGGACACGCTCTCGTCGGTGGGCGTGCTCATCGGCGCGGGCATCATGTGGTTCACCGGCTGGTACGTGGTGGACCCCATCATCTCGGTGGTCATCTCCGTGGTCATCGTGGTGGGCGCGGTGCGGCTGGTTCGCGACGCGGTGGATGTGCTGATGGAGGCGGTGCCCGCGCACGTGGACATGGCCCACATCCGGGACATCATGCTGAAGGTGAACGGCGTGACGGCCGTTCACGACTTGCACGTGTGGACCATCTCCAGCGGCGTCTACGCGCTGTCGGCGCACCTCGTGGTGCAGGACCCCATGGTCTGCAACAACGACGAGATTCTCTCGGCGGTGAAGCACGACCTGTACGACCGGTTCGGCATCGACCACACCACCATCCAGATCGAGAGCGAGACCTACGCCCATATGGGCGAGGTCCACTGA
- a CDS encoding sigma 54-interacting transcriptional regulator produces MDFEKHLGLHTIIMLRDVIRKWWQLELSWADRHGVVHDWQRGEIVPPPNDFCRMSLSSKEGLRRCGQSVKVLHEKFKAGRKLRRAIFHDCHLNFTIVGAPLYINNEYEGFLFVEGFARQPLTARDAEALKAKMLPFAPPHSDLDRAEDRVPVMDGSELSKLSDLLEFAVTEIANHEVELARREDPQQSLSSDLSDRYRFEKIIGRSGPMMEVFRLMEKVANSDSTVLINGESGTGKELVARAIHHNGPRKDQPFVVQNCSAFNDNLLESALFGHTRGSFTGALRDKKGLFEVADGGTFFLDEVGDMSPALQVKLLRVLQEGTFLPVGGTQLKEVNVRVIAATHKDLSELVKRGEFREDLFYRINVIRLQLPPLRERRDDMPVLIDHFLRKHHREGQRARGLAAEALAILGAYSWPGNIRELENEIERLLVLGGDLETIPAEIISSRIRDAVVPGGGPFIPPRAHGKLHEAVEALEREMIQQGLSRTRYNKSRLARELGISRSNLILKIARYGLDKGLPEDEAEVNEA; encoded by the coding sequence ATGGACTTCGAGAAGCACCTGGGCCTGCACACCATCATCATGCTGAGAGATGTCATCCGCAAGTGGTGGCAGCTGGAGCTCTCGTGGGCGGACAGGCACGGTGTCGTGCACGACTGGCAGCGCGGCGAAATCGTCCCTCCGCCGAATGACTTCTGCCGCATGTCGCTTTCCTCCAAGGAGGGACTGCGGCGCTGCGGCCAGTCGGTGAAGGTGCTGCACGAGAAGTTCAAGGCGGGAAGGAAGCTGCGCCGCGCAATCTTCCACGACTGCCACCTCAACTTCACCATCGTCGGCGCCCCGCTCTACATCAACAACGAGTACGAAGGCTTCCTCTTCGTCGAGGGCTTCGCCCGCCAGCCCCTCACCGCGCGCGACGCGGAGGCGCTCAAGGCGAAGATGCTCCCGTTCGCCCCGCCCCACTCGGACCTGGACCGCGCCGAGGACCGCGTGCCCGTGATGGACGGCTCCGAGCTGAGCAAGCTGTCCGACCTGCTCGAGTTCGCGGTGACGGAGATCGCCAACCACGAGGTGGAGCTGGCGCGCCGGGAGGACCCGCAGCAGTCGCTCTCCTCCGACCTGAGCGACCGCTACCGCTTCGAGAAGATCATCGGGCGCTCCGGGCCGATGATGGAGGTCTTCCGGTTGATGGAGAAGGTGGCCAACTCCGACTCCACCGTCCTCATCAACGGCGAGTCCGGCACCGGCAAGGAGCTGGTGGCCCGCGCCATCCATCACAACGGCCCGCGCAAGGACCAGCCCTTCGTGGTGCAGAACTGCTCCGCCTTCAACGACAACCTCCTGGAGAGTGCCCTCTTCGGCCACACGCGCGGCTCGTTCACCGGCGCGCTGCGGGACAAGAAGGGCCTGTTCGAGGTCGCCGACGGCGGCACCTTCTTCCTGGACGAGGTGGGCGACATGTCCCCCGCGCTCCAGGTCAAGCTCCTACGCGTGCTGCAGGAGGGGACGTTCCTCCCCGTGGGCGGCACCCAGCTCAAGGAGGTCAACGTCCGCGTCATCGCCGCCACCCACAAGGACTTGAGCGAGCTGGTGAAGCGGGGCGAGTTCCGCGAGGACCTCTTCTACCGCATCAACGTCATCCGCCTGCAGCTGCCGCCCCTGCGCGAGCGCCGCGACGACATGCCCGTCCTCATCGACCACTTCCTGCGCAAGCACCACCGCGAGGGACAGCGCGCGCGAGGGCTGGCCGCGGAGGCGCTGGCCATCCTCGGGGCCTACTCGTGGCCGGGAAACATCCGCGAGCTGGAGAATGAAATCGAGCGGCTGCTCGTGCTGGGCGGAGATCTGGAGACCATCCCCGCCGAGATCATCTCCAGCCGCATCCGCGACGCGGTGGTGCCCGGCGGCGGCCCGTTCATCCCCCCGCGCGCGCACGGCAAGCTGCACGAGGCGGTGGAGGCGTTGGAGCGGGAGATGATTCAACAGGGCCTCTCGCGCACCCGCTACAACAAGAGCCGGCTGGCGCGCGAGCTGGGCATCAGCCGCTCCAACCTCATCCTCAAGATCGCGCGCTACGGCCTGGACAAGGGCCTGCCCGAAGACGAGGCCGAGGTGAACGAGGCATGA
- a CDS encoding alpha/beta fold hydrolase gives MSPEALYFRQDRLRVPDGAELYYQVTGDGVPGMVLCDGLGCDGFAWKYLSPFLARRHRVLRWHYRGHGRSGIPDDRTRIGMLYTCDDLRRIMDAAGLERAVVFGHSMGVQVALEFHRRYASRVSGLVLVCGSYGNPLDTFHDSTVLKRLFPVIQQVVERYPQQSARLIHAALRTELTVQLAISLEMNRERIARNDLAPYFDHLARMDPVVFVRTLDSLSEHNAWDHLAHVDVPTLVIAGERDRFTPGWISRKMAAQIPGAELMLIPEGTHTAPLEAPGQVEVRVERFLRERLGVRTSASSHPAPLEAQAPSPAPGPAAVLPSGS, from the coding sequence ATGAGCCCCGAGGCGCTCTACTTCCGCCAGGACCGGCTGCGCGTGCCGGATGGCGCGGAGCTGTACTACCAGGTCACCGGTGACGGCGTGCCGGGCATGGTGCTGTGCGACGGCCTGGGCTGTGACGGCTTCGCGTGGAAGTACCTGTCCCCCTTCCTCGCGCGGCGCCACCGCGTGCTGCGCTGGCACTACCGGGGCCATGGCCGCTCCGGAATCCCGGATGACCGCACGCGCATCGGCATGCTGTACACGTGTGATGACCTGCGCCGCATCATGGACGCCGCGGGCCTGGAGCGGGCCGTCGTCTTCGGCCACTCCATGGGCGTCCAGGTGGCGCTGGAGTTCCACCGCCGCTACGCCAGCCGCGTGAGCGGGCTCGTCCTGGTGTGCGGCAGCTACGGCAACCCGCTGGACACCTTCCACGACTCCACCGTCCTCAAGCGCCTGTTCCCGGTCATCCAGCAGGTGGTGGAACGCTACCCGCAGCAGTCCGCGCGCCTCATCCACGCCGCGCTCCGCACGGAGCTCACGGTGCAGCTCGCCATCAGCCTGGAGATGAACCGCGAGCGCATCGCCCGCAACGACCTGGCCCCCTACTTCGACCACCTGGCCCGGATGGACCCCGTGGTCTTCGTGCGCACCCTGGACTCGCTGTCAGAGCACAACGCCTGGGACCACCTGGCCCACGTGGACGTACCCACGCTCGTCATCGCCGGCGAGCGCGACAGGTTCACCCCCGGGTGGATTTCCCGGAAGATGGCCGCCCAGATTCCGGGCGCGGAATTGATGCTCATCCCCGAAGGCACCCACACCGCCCCACTGGAGGCGCCCGGGCAGGTGGAGGTACGGGTGGAGCGCTTCCTCCGCGAGCGGCTGGGCGTGCGCACGTCCGCCAGCTCGCATCCCGCTCCTCTAGAGGCGCAGGCCCCGTCCCCGGCGCCCGGGCCGGCGGCGGTTCTCCCCTCCGGCTCCTGA